In Paraburkholderia sp. PGU19, a single window of DNA contains:
- a CDS encoding DUF1488 family protein: METVELEPQVLADHRGVAFGLVRPNGPVECVITIATLEAYFWLEPRASDARILKTFRDGYGRIRAIAERRLLAHPATRLELTPDDFARP; this comes from the coding sequence ATGGAAACTGTTGAACTCGAACCCCAGGTGCTTGCCGACCACCGCGGCGTGGCGTTTGGCCTCGTGCGCCCGAACGGCCCGGTTGAATGCGTGATCACGATCGCGACACTGGAAGCGTATTTCTGGCTCGAACCCCGGGCCAGCGACGCCCGCATCCTGAAGACCTTCCGCGATGGGTACGGGCGCATCCGCGCGATTGCCGAGCGCAGGCTGCTCGCCCATCCGGCCACGCGCCTGGAACTGACGCCGGACGATTTCGCGCGTCCCTGA
- a CDS encoding acetone carboxylase subunit gamma, whose product MSTYTNEQVAHLVEGSLDWETTFRMLSMPKDESRFEQYLAALQAKVSFPDRIILPLGPHLYIVQSATTKKWLTQCDCGHTFCDYRENWKMHAAIYVRDTEEAMTEVYPKLMAPDTQWQVYREYYCPQCGTMHDVEAPTPWYPVIHDFEPDIDAFYKEWVNLPVPERAAD is encoded by the coding sequence ATGTCTACCTACACCAATGAACAGGTGGCGCACCTCGTCGAAGGCTCACTGGACTGGGAAACCACATTCCGCATGCTTTCCATGCCAAAGGACGAAAGCCGCTTTGAGCAGTACCTGGCAGCCCTCCAGGCCAAGGTGAGCTTCCCGGACCGCATCATCCTGCCGCTCGGGCCGCACCTGTACATCGTACAGTCGGCTACGACCAAGAAATGGCTCACCCAGTGCGATTGCGGGCACACCTTCTGCGATTACCGCGAGAACTGGAAAATGCACGCCGCCATCTACGTGCGGGACACTGAGGAGGCCATGACTGAAGTCTATCCGAAGCTGATGGCCCCGGACACCCAATGGCAGGTGTATCGCGAGTACTACTGCCCGCAATGCGGCACGATGCACGACGTCGAGGCACCGACGCCGTGGTATCCGGTGATTCACGACTTTGAACCGGACATCGACGCCTTTTACAAGGAGTGGGTCAACCTGCCGGTGCCCGAGCGCGCCGCCGACTAA
- a CDS encoding sigma-54-dependent Fis family transcriptional regulator, translated as MPFSHCGVLIPRISDESVVASAWERFLQDKPLDREGVRNVVLASWQRCRSEAVDPTRHSAPGAAANRVRQLQRQNGDLCDAARPALEYLRDILRECGTLILLCDRGGTVLQLNGETRLRSVGEEINLATGGCWNEEVIGTNAIGTAIVTGAAVQIHANEHFCQDVKRWTCAAAPILDPFDRSLLGVVDVSGVKETLHGHTLGLVVAAAKHIECELGRLDVARHERLLTRAIDSFIRYASDYVVLVDSRGRIVRTNGSAQAARDTYDLQLLLQVGNQVPGLDLALSEVDRCCQRPAWLRPDWLHPVKDHEGILGTMIVIPLAAGNRRSAISIPEAMATPARDDAFGDIIGESEILIATKARARRVATLDLTVLLLGETGAGKELFARALHRAGRRPAGPFIAINCGALTRELLASELFGYAEGAFTGARRGGMPGKFEQADGGTLFLDEIGEMPLDMQPHLLRVLQDGVVVRLGDTHERCVSVRLIAATNRDLQKEVTAGRFRQDLYHRLCVVNLQLPALRERPGDIEIIVDHFNNKMARKYGCEPKLLDPAVKQAFLNYSWPGNIRELQNVFEVMFALSESNVIDASLLPPPIGMVQNPQGYPHQLRFLLLSDV; from the coding sequence ATGCCGTTTTCACATTGCGGTGTTCTAATCCCCCGCATCAGCGACGAATCCGTCGTGGCGTCTGCTTGGGAGCGCTTTCTGCAGGACAAGCCACTGGACAGAGAAGGTGTGCGTAACGTCGTTCTCGCGTCCTGGCAACGATGCCGCTCTGAGGCTGTTGATCCGACCAGGCACTCCGCGCCTGGTGCCGCTGCCAACCGTGTCCGACAATTGCAGCGGCAAAACGGCGATCTCTGTGATGCCGCACGTCCGGCACTTGAATATCTGCGCGATATCCTACGGGAGTGTGGAACTCTCATCCTGCTTTGCGACCGGGGCGGCACCGTACTCCAACTCAATGGCGAGACCCGACTCCGCAGCGTTGGAGAGGAAATCAACTTGGCCACCGGCGGCTGCTGGAATGAGGAAGTTATCGGCACCAATGCCATCGGGACGGCAATCGTCACTGGAGCTGCGGTTCAGATCCATGCCAATGAGCATTTCTGCCAAGACGTCAAGCGCTGGACGTGCGCCGCTGCCCCAATTCTCGACCCGTTTGATCGCTCCCTGCTGGGAGTAGTGGACGTCTCCGGTGTCAAAGAAACGCTCCACGGTCACACATTGGGCTTGGTGGTGGCAGCCGCCAAGCATATCGAGTGCGAATTGGGTCGCTTGGACGTTGCTCGCCACGAGCGGCTTCTGACCCGAGCGATCGACAGTTTCATACGTTACGCCAGCGATTACGTTGTTCTCGTCGACAGCCGGGGGCGCATCGTTCGGACCAACGGAAGTGCGCAGGCAGCGCGAGATACCTACGACCTGCAATTGCTGCTTCAAGTTGGCAACCAGGTACCAGGACTCGACCTTGCCCTGTCAGAGGTGGATCGATGCTGCCAACGTCCTGCATGGCTTCGCCCTGATTGGTTGCATCCGGTGAAGGATCATGAAGGGATCCTGGGTACGATGATTGTGATTCCGCTTGCGGCTGGAAACAGACGTTCTGCCATATCGATACCTGAAGCGATGGCGACGCCGGCAAGGGACGACGCTTTTGGCGACATCATTGGGGAAAGCGAGATACTGATCGCGACCAAGGCACGTGCGCGCCGCGTTGCCACTCTGGACCTCACGGTCCTGCTCCTCGGCGAAACCGGCGCGGGGAAGGAACTCTTCGCTCGCGCGCTGCATCGGGCGGGGCGTCGCCCCGCTGGGCCGTTCATTGCCATCAATTGTGGTGCCTTGACGCGAGAATTGCTGGCGAGCGAGCTTTTCGGCTATGCCGAAGGCGCTTTCACCGGTGCTCGCCGTGGTGGAATGCCAGGCAAGTTTGAGCAAGCCGACGGTGGCACGCTGTTTCTTGATGAAATAGGTGAGATGCCGCTTGATATGCAGCCCCACCTCTTGCGTGTGTTGCAAGATGGCGTCGTGGTCCGCCTGGGTGATACCCATGAGCGGTGCGTCTCGGTACGCCTGATTGCGGCCACCAACCGTGACCTGCAGAAAGAAGTCACTGCAGGACGTTTCCGTCAAGACCTGTATCACCGTCTCTGCGTTGTCAACCTGCAACTGCCTGCACTGCGCGAGCGGCCTGGTGACATCGAGATAATCGTCGACCATTTCAACAACAAGATGGCACGCAAGTACGGCTGCGAGCCCAAGCTACTTGACCCAGCCGTGAAACAAGCGTTTCTCAATTATAGTTGGCCGGGCAACATACGAGAACTGCAGAACGTCTTCGAGGTCATGTTCGCGCTGAGCGAGAGTAACGTTATTGATGCATCACTCCTACCTCCGCCCATCGGAATGGTCCAAAACCCGCAGGGATATCCACACCAACTCCGATTTCTGCTTCTTTCGGATGTCTGA
- a CDS encoding lecithin retinol acyltransferase family protein gives MKDLSRTGHVVIDAVAYVNLTIGSHLVTERLGYMHHGLYVGAGKVVHYAGLSRSLHRGPVQEVTLEAFAHGHPIWVRQSLGARFAGREAVRRAYSRLGEDYYRLISNNCEHFCMWCLYGENRSEQIDLLTSWAIDALDAGIKAIRQLSGALTSKGTTGHTNFSLQT, from the coding sequence ATGAAAGACTTATCGAGGACAGGGCATGTGGTTATCGACGCGGTTGCCTACGTGAATCTGACAATCGGAAGCCATCTCGTCACCGAACGACTTGGGTACATGCATCATGGCCTCTACGTGGGGGCCGGTAAGGTTGTGCATTACGCAGGACTGTCCCGGTCACTGCATCGCGGGCCGGTGCAGGAAGTCACGCTCGAAGCATTCGCACACGGGCACCCGATCTGGGTCAGGCAAAGCTTGGGTGCCAGGTTCGCTGGCCGGGAAGCAGTCCGGCGAGCCTACTCCCGCCTTGGAGAGGACTACTACCGACTAATCTCGAACAACTGTGAGCACTTCTGTATGTGGTGTCTTTATGGCGAAAACCGCAGTGAGCAGATTGATCTTTTGACGTCGTGGGCAATTGACGCATTGGACGCCGGGATCAAAGCCATCCGGCAACTCAGTGGTGCCCTGACTTCGAAGGGGACAACTGGACACACCAATTTTTCGCTGCAAACCTGA
- a CDS encoding tyrosine-type recombinase/integrase — MSTPPSANLVLVHPTPLERLVVPAALDGHAGTNRATGGHAQLAAANDLDAIRAWLARFADKQTTFDSYRKEAERLLLWSLVQLGKPLSSLTHEDCLRYQRFLADPQPAATWVANAGAGGGRKHPRDDARWRPFHGPLSPASLRQAMVILNVLFSWLVQAGYLAGNPLALSRQRTPKAAPRITRYLEPGLWQEVKDFIASMPQETARDRAHYHRVRWLFTLLYLGGLRIAEAGGNTMGQFFVRRDADGTMRWWLTVHGKGDRERLVPATRELMTELSRYRQFLGMTALPSPNETTPLVLPIGSTAGSTAEPGLTKTEGPSQRPLTRAALHTIVKDVFAGAAGRLRERGEAFTARADLLGQASAHWLRHSAGSHMADNQVDLRLVRDNLGHASLTTTSLYLHVDDDRRHHETDEKHRIDW, encoded by the coding sequence ATGTCCACGCCGCCGTCAGCCAACCTGGTCCTGGTGCACCCCACCCCGCTGGAAAGGCTCGTGGTTCCGGCCGCACTCGACGGCCACGCGGGGACCAACCGCGCGACGGGCGGCCACGCGCAGCTCGCCGCCGCGAACGATCTCGACGCGATCCGCGCGTGGCTCGCGCGTTTCGCCGACAAACAGACCACGTTCGACAGCTACCGCAAGGAAGCCGAGCGGCTGCTCCTGTGGTCGCTCGTGCAGCTGGGCAAGCCGCTCTCCTCGCTCACGCACGAGGACTGCCTGCGCTACCAGCGCTTCCTCGCCGATCCGCAGCCGGCCGCCACCTGGGTTGCCAACGCCGGCGCGGGCGGCGGCCGCAAGCATCCGCGCGACGACGCGCGCTGGCGGCCCTTTCACGGCCCGCTCTCACCGGCCAGCCTCCGGCAGGCGATGGTGATCCTGAACGTGCTGTTTTCGTGGCTCGTGCAGGCCGGCTATCTGGCCGGCAATCCGCTCGCGCTCTCGCGCCAGCGCACGCCGAAAGCCGCTCCGCGCATCACGCGCTATCTCGAACCGGGCCTGTGGCAGGAGGTCAAGGACTTCATTGCGTCGATGCCGCAGGAGACCGCCCGGGACCGCGCGCACTATCACCGCGTGCGCTGGCTCTTCACGCTGCTGTACCTGGGCGGGCTGCGCATTGCCGAGGCCGGCGGCAACACGATGGGCCAGTTCTTCGTGCGGCGCGACGCCGACGGCACGATGCGCTGGTGGCTCACCGTGCACGGCAAGGGTGACAGGGAACGGCTGGTACCGGCCACACGCGAACTGATGACAGAACTGTCGCGCTACCGCCAGTTCCTGGGGATGACGGCCCTGCCCTCACCCAACGAGACGACGCCCCTCGTCCTGCCGATCGGAAGCACGGCGGGAAGCACAGCGGAACCGGGCCTGACGAAGACGGAAGGTCCGTCACAGCGGCCGCTGACCCGGGCCGCGCTGCACACGATCGTCAAGGACGTGTTTGCCGGCGCCGCCGGGCGGCTGCGCGAACGTGGCGAGGCCTTTACGGCACGCGCGGACCTGCTCGGGCAGGCCTCGGCGCACTGGCTGCGGCACAGCGCCGGTTCGCACATGGCCGACAATCAGGTCGATCTGCGCCTGGTGCGCGACAACCTCGGTCACGCGTCGCTGACCACGACGAGCCTTTACCTGCACGTCGACGACGATCGCCGCCATCACGAGACCGACGAGAAGCATCGCATCGACTGGTGA
- a CDS encoding HU family DNA-binding protein — protein MNKHELIDAVASTTGESRASTGEAIDAILEAVTAAVTRGDTVQLIGFGSFSTGARAERTGRNPSTGETITIPAAKTVKFTAGKAFKDVVNAA, from the coding sequence ATGAACAAACACGAACTGATTGATGCTGTTGCATCGACCACGGGCGAAAGCAGGGCCAGCACGGGCGAAGCCATTGATGCCATCCTCGAGGCCGTGACGGCGGCCGTGACGCGTGGCGACACCGTCCAGCTGATCGGCTTCGGCTCGTTTTCGACCGGCGCCCGCGCCGAACGTACCGGTCGCAATCCTTCTACTGGCGAGACAATCACGATTCCGGCCGCGAAAACCGTCAAGTTCACTGCAGGCAAGGCGTTCAAGGACGTCGTGAATGCCGCATGA
- a CDS encoding AMP-binding protein: MNHNLAHMLINTARAYRDQVAIFHGTDAFCTFFELALRSARCARGLRAQLGLNAGDRVALVMKNSPQYVELLYGIWHAGLCAVPINAKLHPCEIDHIVQDSRAQVCFVSGTEDAPDTRTIAIESTEYRALFESPGMPVAEVDGDAIAWLFYTSGTTGKPKGAMLSHHNLAAMSRAYSTAVTQISPGDSLIHAAPMSHGSGLYIVPHVAKGASQVIPLSGGFDIAELESLIAAHRRPSFFAAPTMLNRLVEHVRQTQADLANLKVVVCGGAPLYLENEVAALDCLGARIAQIYGQGESPMTITAQSPDQIAAAYATGDFEVLSSVGRPLPEVEILIVDAEDHPLPVGHVGEVLVRGPTVMQGYWNNPLASAVTLRNGWLHTGDVGFQDEHGQVTLKDRIKDVIISGGSNIYPREVEDALLAHPAVSEVSVLGRSHPDWGEEVVAIVVPTAGAQLTKPELDQWCLDRIARFKRPKAYLVVEALPKNSTGKVVKTALRDLLIRLGEEANARTWRWSLA, encoded by the coding sequence ATGAACCACAACCTCGCTCACATGCTGATCAACACCGCACGTGCCTACCGTGATCAGGTTGCGATCTTCCACGGCACAGATGCCTTCTGCACCTTCTTCGAGTTAGCACTACGCTCTGCACGTTGCGCTCGCGGGCTGCGCGCGCAGCTCGGACTCAATGCCGGCGACCGGGTCGCGCTGGTCATGAAGAACAGCCCACAGTACGTAGAGCTGCTGTACGGCATCTGGCACGCGGGCCTGTGCGCCGTGCCAATCAATGCGAAGCTGCATCCGTGCGAGATCGACCACATCGTGCAGGACAGTCGCGCCCAGGTCTGTTTCGTTTCCGGCACGGAGGACGCGCCTGACACCAGAACCATCGCAATCGAGTCCACGGAATACCGGGCGCTCTTCGAGTCGCCGGGGATGCCGGTGGCCGAGGTCGACGGCGATGCAATCGCCTGGCTCTTTTACACCAGTGGCACCACCGGCAAGCCCAAAGGCGCCATGCTCTCGCACCACAATTTGGCTGCGATGTCGCGAGCGTATTCCACCGCCGTTACCCAAATTTCGCCTGGAGACAGCTTGATCCACGCAGCGCCAATGTCCCATGGCTCGGGGCTCTATATTGTCCCCCATGTTGCCAAAGGTGCGAGCCAGGTAATCCCGCTCTCCGGTGGCTTTGATATCGCTGAGCTGGAGAGCCTTATCGCTGCACATCGGCGCCCGAGCTTTTTTGCCGCGCCCACCATGCTCAACCGGCTGGTCGAACATGTGCGACAGACTCAGGCCGATCTGGCCAATCTCAAGGTCGTCGTCTGCGGCGGCGCACCGCTCTATCTCGAGAACGAGGTTGCCGCACTCGACTGCCTGGGCGCCAGGATCGCCCAGATCTACGGCCAGGGTGAGAGTCCGATGACCATCACCGCGCAGTCACCTGACCAGATTGCGGCCGCCTATGCCACCGGTGACTTCGAGGTGCTGTCGTCGGTTGGGCGTCCGTTGCCGGAGGTTGAAATTCTCATTGTCGATGCCGAAGACCATCCGCTGCCGGTGGGTCATGTCGGCGAGGTGCTAGTTCGTGGGCCCACAGTGATGCAAGGTTACTGGAACAACCCATTGGCCAGTGCTGTGACGTTGCGCAACGGCTGGCTGCATACAGGCGATGTCGGGTTCCAGGACGAGCATGGTCAGGTCACCCTCAAGGATCGCATCAAGGACGTGATCATCAGCGGTGGTTCCAACATCTACCCGCGCGAGGTGGAGGACGCCCTGCTTGCCCATCCGGCAGTAAGTGAAGTCTCTGTGCTCGGCCGCAGCCATCCTGACTGGGGAGAAGAAGTGGTGGCTATCGTGGTGCCGACGGCGGGTGCGCAATTGACCAAGCCAGAGCTTGACCAATGGTGTCTGGACCGCATCGCCCGCTTCAAGCGGCCGAAGGCCTACCTGGTCGTCGAAGCATTGCCGAAGAACAGCACCGGCAAGGTGGTCAAGACGGCACTGCGCGATCTATTGATCAGGCTTGGCGAGGAGGCGAATGCCAGAACCTGGCGCTGGAGCCTCGCATAG
- a CDS encoding hydantoinase/oxoprolinase family protein, producing the protein MQQQSTVQVMGIDAGGTMTDTFFVRSDGRFVVGKAQSNPGDESLAIYNSSQDALAHWGRGVDDVYPELATCVYSGTAMLNRILMRKGLNVGLICNRGFEQIHSMGRALQSYLGYALEDRIHLNTHRYDEPLVPVSRTRGVTERTDVQGKVVIPLREADVRQATRELVEAGSQAIVICLLQSHKNETSEMRARDIVKEELKKLAVDIPVFASVDYYPSRKESHRMNTTILEAYGAEPSRQTLKKVSDRFKKHGAKFDLRVMATHGGTISWKAKELARTIVSGPIGGVIGSKLLGEALGDENIACSDIGGTSFDVALITKGNFAIKSDPDMARLVLSLPLVAMDSVGAGAGSFVRLDPYSKSIKLGPDSAGYRVGTCWPESGLDTVSVSDCHVVLGYLNPQNFLGGAIKLDVERARQHIKAQVADPLGLSVEDAAAGVIELLDLTLSEYLRANISAKGYNPADFTCFSYGGAGPVHTYGYTGGVGFKDVVVPAWAAGFSAFGCACADFEYRYDKSVDLGVAQLASATDKEAACKTLQEAWSELAVKVIDEFVLNGYKAEDVLLIPGYKMQYMGQLNDLEIVSPVTSAATVSDWDQIVEAFENTYGRVYASSARSPELGFSITGAILRGTVVTQKPVLPEDPDAGPTPPKDAYLGTRPFYRHKKWVDAELWKMEALKAGNHIVGPAIIESDATTFVVPDGFETTVDKHRLFHLKEVK; encoded by the coding sequence ATGCAGCAGCAATCTACCGTCCAGGTGATGGGTATTGATGCCGGTGGCACAATGACCGACACCTTCTTTGTCCGCTCGGACGGCCGTTTCGTGGTCGGCAAAGCGCAGAGCAACCCCGGCGACGAATCCCTCGCCATCTATAACTCGTCGCAGGATGCCCTAGCCCACTGGGGCCGGGGCGTCGACGACGTATACCCGGAACTGGCGACGTGCGTTTATTCCGGCACTGCCATGCTTAACCGCATCCTGATGCGCAAGGGCCTCAACGTGGGCCTGATCTGCAATCGCGGCTTCGAGCAGATCCACTCGATGGGTCGCGCTCTACAGAGCTATCTAGGCTACGCCCTCGAGGACCGCATCCACCTCAACACGCACCGTTATGACGAGCCCCTGGTGCCAGTATCCCGCACGCGCGGCGTCACCGAACGGACCGACGTGCAGGGCAAGGTAGTCATCCCATTGCGTGAGGCCGATGTGCGTCAAGCGACGCGCGAACTGGTGGAAGCCGGCTCCCAGGCCATCGTCATCTGTCTGCTGCAATCACATAAGAACGAGACGAGCGAGATGCGCGCGCGTGACATCGTCAAGGAGGAACTGAAGAAACTGGCTGTGGACATTCCCGTTTTTGCGTCGGTCGACTACTACCCGTCGCGTAAGGAAAGCCACCGCATGAACACCACCATCCTCGAGGCCTACGGCGCCGAGCCCTCGCGCCAGACCCTGAAGAAAGTGAGCGATCGTTTCAAGAAGCACGGCGCCAAGTTCGATCTGCGCGTGATGGCCACGCACGGCGGAACCATCAGCTGGAAGGCCAAGGAACTGGCACGCACCATCGTCTCCGGCCCGATCGGGGGCGTCATCGGTTCGAAGCTGTTAGGCGAGGCTCTTGGCGACGAGAACATCGCCTGCTCCGACATCGGCGGCACGAGTTTCGACGTGGCCCTGATCACGAAAGGCAACTTCGCCATCAAATCGGATCCGGACATGGCGCGCCTGGTCCTCTCCCTGCCGCTGGTGGCGATGGATTCCGTCGGCGCTGGTGCTGGCAGCTTCGTGCGCCTCGATCCGTACAGCAAGTCGATCAAACTTGGCCCGGATAGCGCGGGCTACCGCGTAGGCACGTGCTGGCCCGAGAGTGGGCTCGACACCGTCTCCGTGTCCGACTGCCACGTCGTACTCGGCTACCTGAACCCTCAGAACTTCTTGGGCGGCGCGATCAAGCTTGACGTTGAACGCGCCCGCCAGCACATCAAGGCACAGGTCGCCGATCCTCTCGGTCTGTCTGTCGAAGATGCCGCCGCCGGTGTCATCGAGCTTCTCGACCTGACCCTGTCCGAGTATCTGCGCGCCAACATCAGCGCCAAGGGCTACAACCCGGCCGACTTCACCTGCTTCTCCTACGGCGGCGCCGGCCCGGTACACACCTATGGCTATACCGGGGGCGTTGGCTTCAAGGACGTGGTCGTGCCCGCCTGGGCGGCCGGCTTTTCGGCCTTCGGCTGCGCCTGCGCCGACTTCGAGTACCGCTATGACAAGTCAGTGGACCTCGGCGTCGCCCAGCTCGCCTCGGCCACCGACAAGGAGGCCGCTTGCAAGACTCTTCAGGAAGCGTGGTCCGAACTGGCCGTAAAGGTCATCGATGAGTTCGTCCTCAACGGATACAAGGCTGAGGATGTTCTGTTGATCCCCGGCTACAAGATGCAGTACATGGGTCAGCTCAACGACCTCGAGATCGTCTCGCCGGTGACTAGCGCCGCCACTGTCTCCGACTGGGACCAGATCGTCGAAGCCTTCGAGAACACCTACGGCCGTGTTTATGCCAGCTCCGCTCGCTCACCGGAACTGGGCTTCTCGATTACCGGTGCGATCCTGCGCGGTACCGTCGTGACCCAGAAACCGGTGCTGCCAGAAGATCCGGACGCGGGCCCGACGCCGCCGAAGGACGCCTACCTCGGCACCCGTCCCTTCTACCGCCACAAGAAGTGGGTGGACGCCGAACTTTGGAAGATGGAAGCACTCAAGGCCGGCAACCATATCGTGGGACCCGCCATCATCGAATCGGATGCCACCACCTTTGTGGTGCCGGACGGTTTCGAGACGACGGTCGACAAGCACCGCCTGTTCCACCTCAAGGAAGTGAAGTAA
- a CDS encoding hydantoinase B/oxoprolinase family protein — MNVMSNKEIGCANLLKTGETLKQYRDGIIERTKASGHYNGIEKLEFRDADPIGYEKLFSKLRGGLVHARETAKKIAASPIVEQEGELCFTLYNAAGDCVLTSTGIIIHVGTMGAAIKYMIENNWEANPGINPGDMFTTNDCAIGNVHPCDIATIVPIFWENQLIGWVGGVTHVIDTGSVTPGSMSTGQTQRFGDGYMITCRKTGVNDVPLRDWLHESQRSVRTPKYWILDEKTRIAGCHMIRELVEEVIRADGLDAYQKFAFEVIEEGRRGLQSRIKAMTLPGKYRKVSFVDVPYKHEDVQVSNAFAKLDSIMHSPVEMTIRPDGKWRLDFEGASRWGWHTFNAHQVAFTSGIWVMMCQTLVPTQRINDGAYFATEFRLPKGTWCNPDDRRTGHAYAWHFLVSGWAALWRGLSQSYFSRGYLEEVNAGNANTSNWLQGGGINQDGEIHAVNSFEASSCGTGACAVKDGLNHAAAIWNPEGDMGDIEIWEMAEPLLYLGRNVKANSGGYGKYRGGCGFETLRMVWNAQDWTMFFMGNGFMNSDWGMMGGYPSATGYRFEAHKTGLDERIAIGDSLPMGGDIDPGNPDYECHLNASAVVKRDKQCITTEDCYANHDLYLNYLRGGPGFGDPIDRDPKAIEADLNQKFLLPEYAQKVYGAVFTEDAKGVFTVDVAKTTDRRTKMRAERLARSLPTHEWMKEERERILNKHAATQVQHMFATSFALSEKFTRSFKTFWSLPDDWQLLEEELGVPSYGAKHRMDLSLLPDVTTVVQVEE; from the coding sequence ATGAACGTTATGAGCAACAAGGAAATCGGCTGCGCCAACCTGCTGAAGACCGGTGAGACGCTTAAGCAATACCGCGACGGCATCATCGAGCGCACCAAGGCCAGCGGGCACTACAACGGCATCGAGAAACTGGAGTTCCGCGACGCTGACCCAATCGGCTACGAGAAGCTGTTCTCCAAGCTGCGAGGCGGCCTGGTGCACGCACGCGAAACCGCCAAGAAAATCGCCGCGAGCCCCATCGTCGAGCAAGAAGGCGAACTCTGCTTCACGCTGTACAACGCTGCCGGCGACTGCGTCCTTACCTCGACTGGCATCATCATCCACGTCGGCACAATGGGCGCGGCGATCAAGTACATGATCGAGAACAACTGGGAAGCCAACCCCGGCATCAACCCTGGCGACATGTTCACGACCAATGACTGCGCTATCGGCAATGTCCACCCCTGCGACATTGCCACCATCGTCCCAATCTTCTGGGAGAACCAGCTGATTGGCTGGGTCGGCGGCGTCACCCACGTCATCGACACGGGCTCGGTGACGCCGGGCTCCATGTCGACCGGGCAGACACAGCGCTTCGGCGACGGCTACATGATCACCTGCCGCAAGACCGGCGTGAACGATGTGCCGCTGCGCGACTGGCTGCACGAGTCACAGCGCTCGGTGCGTACCCCCAAGTACTGGATCCTCGACGAAAAGACCCGCATTGCCGGCTGCCATATGATTCGTGAGTTGGTGGAGGAGGTAATCCGCGCCGACGGCCTCGACGCTTACCAGAAGTTCGCCTTCGAGGTCATCGAAGAAGGCCGTCGCGGACTGCAGAGCCGTATCAAGGCCATGACTCTGCCGGGCAAGTACCGCAAGGTCTCCTTTGTCGACGTTCCTTACAAGCATGAGGACGTGCAGGTCTCAAACGCCTTCGCCAAGCTTGACTCCATCATGCATTCTCCAGTGGAGATGACCATCAGGCCGGACGGCAAGTGGCGACTAGACTTTGAGGGCGCGAGCCGTTGGGGCTGGCACACCTTCAATGCCCATCAGGTGGCATTTACTTCCGGCATCTGGGTCATGATGTGCCAGACTTTGGTGCCCACTCAGCGCATCAACGACGGTGCCTACTTCGCCACCGAGTTCCGCCTGCCAAAGGGCACCTGGTGTAATCCGGATGACCGCCGCACCGGTCACGCCTACGCCTGGCACTTCCTGGTCTCCGGCTGGGCGGCCCTGTGGCGCGGTCTCTCCCAGTCCTATTTCAGCCGTGGCTACCTGGAAGAGGTCAACGCGGGTAACGCCAACACTTCCAACTGGCTTCAGGGCGGCGGCATCAATCAGGATGGAGAGATCCACGCGGTTAATAGCTTCGAGGCCAGCTCCTGCGGCACTGGTGCCTGCGCCGTAAAGGATGGCCTCAACCACGCCGCTGCCATCTGGAACCCGGAAGGCGACATGGGTGACATCGAAATCTGGGAGATGGCCGAACCGTTGCTCTACCTTGGCCGAAACGTAAAGGCCAACTCCGGCGGCTACGGCAAATACCGTGGAGGCTGCGGCTTCGAAACGCTCCGCATGGTGTGGAACGCGCAGGACTGGACCATGTTCTTCATGGGCAACGGCTTCATGAATAGCGACTGGGGCATGATGGGCGGCTACCCGTCCGCGACGGGCTATCGCTTCGAAGCCCACAAGACGGGTCTGGACGAGCGAATCGCCATCGGCGATTCCCTGCCGATGGGCGGCGATATCGATCCGGGAAACCCGGACTACGAGTGCCATCTCAATGCTTCCGCTGTGGTCAAGCGCGACAAGCAGTGCATTACCACTGAAGACTGCTACGCCAACCACGACCTCTACCTCAACTATCTTCGTGGCGGTCCTGGCTTCGGCGATCCGATCGATCGTGATCCAAAGGCCATCGAGGCGGATCTTAACCAGAAGTTCCTGTTGCCGGAATATGCACAGAAGGTGTACGGCGCTGTCTTCACCGAGGATGCCAAAGGGGTGTTCACGGTGGATGTGGCCAAGACTACGGACCGCCGCACCAAGATGCGCGCGGAACGTTTGGCAAGGTCGCTGCCGACCCATGAATGGATGAAGGAGGAACGCGAACGCATCCTGAACAAACACGCCGCAACCCAGGTACAGCACATGTTCGCTACGAGCTTCGCGTTGTCCGAGAAGTTCACCCGCAGCTTCAAGACATTCTGGAGCCTGCCGGACGACTGGCAGTTGCTCGAGGAGGAACTGGGCGTGCCGTCCTACGGCGCCAAGCACCGCATGGACCTGTCGCTCCTGCCCGACGTCACCACGGTCGTTCAGGTCGAAGAGTAA